From Vitis vinifera cultivar Pinot Noir 40024 chromosome 5, ASM3070453v1, the proteins below share one genomic window:
- the LOC104879475 gene encoding uncharacterized protein LOC104879475 — protein MALDIKISQLGTVILEETAVGHSNTDAGSSITPKSAMLHEAYYIFDTFRHFFADLVHSCSRIHLGIGCMIIMNRRTVQEILPVIVVRFLNEWLLRGLVLVSLLLQIELVLLGNRRKYTPGKLLRFTIWLAYTTKDLVFDIFIGVLFKCLGAGNDYSSQQNDMIRAFWLPFLLHHLGGPDTITAYSLADDELWIRPFIHLLLMFLWALSIFLRSWKRTLLNILTYSMFVTGLIKFGEKTLFLKSGSMDHFRDSIIRHPGPEVIDDYIPSPDPSNQSIPDAVPLQKANKFFPKFKRLFTDLVLEPTALEQSKSYFKNISWTEAFQVIEIELGFMYDIFYTKPMKAYDKFDLLLRFICLFPTISTCCASGSFDANDEFGTIPNTTFIGFLIIDKHEYSTTDVIITWLLLAGAIVLEIYSIILLCSSDWTTIWLNKQERTRVTLICEAISSCRLPYLFPANKRWSDSMARYNLISYSFKKLPIKFSEVRKFFRISQMLKCSSKNSDVPKYLKKMIFEQLQKKSKHTPGIKEAKELCADRGKRTLEEMKCFSTLHWSIEGEFDECILVWHLATDLCYDTDLNKKSSPAKNSNREASKLLSDYMVYLLLKRPLMLPPGIGQIRFRDSCAKATKIFQTVKDRNIQSCKRFLLQVNTEIPPLKAKGDGSKSVLLDACRLAKSLQSLESEKWNNEKKWEMMSHVWVEMLCYAACHCPRNEHAKELTQGGELLTHVWLLMAHFGITEHVCQD, from the exons ATGGCATTAGACATTAAGATTTCACAGCTGGGGACAGTGATATTAGAGGAAACTGCAGTAGGTCATTCTAATACAGATGCAGGGAGCAGCATTACCCCCAAGTCAGCCATGCTGCATGAGGCTTACTACATTTTTGACACTTTCAGGCACTTCTTTGCAGATCTGGTTCATTCTTGTTCCAGAATACATCTTG gTATTGGCTGCATGATCATCATGAATAGGAGGACTGTACAAGAAATTTTGCCTGTAATTGTGGTTAGATTTCTTAATGAGTGGCTACTCCGTGGATTGGTTTTAGTCAGCCTCCTCTTACAAATTGAGCTCGTCCTCCTGGGCAACAGGAGAAAATATACACCCGGAAAGTTGCTTAGATTCACCATTTGGCTAGCTTACACAACCAAAGATTTggtgtttgatatttttattggCGTACTCTTCAAGTGCCTGGGAGCTGGAAACGATTACTCATCACAACAAAACGATATGATAAGGGCATTTTGGCTACCATTTCTGCTACACCACCTTGGAGGCCCGGACACCATCACAGCCTATTCTTTGGCAGATGATGAATTATGGATAAGACCCTTCATTCATCTACTCTTGATGTTTCTGTGGGCATTGAGCATCTTTTTAAGGTCCTGGAAGCGCACACTACTCAATATTCTAACCTATTCAATGTTTGTGACAGGACTGATCAAGTTTGGGGAGAAAACTTTGTTTCTAAAGTCCGGAAGCATGGATCATTTTAGAGATTCCATTATCCGTCATCCAGGCCCAGAGGTCATTGACGACTATATACCTTCGCCAGACCCCAGTAACCAAAGTATCCCAGATGCAGTCCCTTTGCAAAAGGCTAACAAATTCTTCCCCAAGTTCAAGCGTTTATTTACAGATCTCGTCCTTGAGCCGACAGCCCTTGAACAAAGCAAGTCCTACTTCAAGAATATATCTTGGACAGAAGCTTTCCAAGTGATTGAGATTGAGCTTGGATTCATGTATGACATCTTCTATACCAAGCCAATGAAGGCTTATGATAAATTCGATCTCCTACTCCGTTTCATCTGTCTATTTCCAACAATCTCAACATGTTGTGCCAGCggaagctttgatgccaacgat gaatttgggacaattcccaacaCAACATTCATCGGCTTCTTGATAATTGACAAGCATGAGTACTCAACTACTGACGTGATTATAACATGGTTGTTGCTGGCTGGAGCAATTGTTCTGGAGATCTATTCTATTATTCTACTGTGTTCCTCTGACTGGACCACGATTTGGTTGAACAAACAAGAAAGAACACGAGTGACTCTTATCTGTGAAGCCATATCTAGTTGCCGACTACCTTATCTCTTCCCTGCAAACAAGAGATGGTCTGATTCCATGGCACGGTACAATCTAATAAGTTACAGCTTCAAAAAATTGCCTATCAAGTTCAGTGAGGTTAGGAAGTTCTTTCGCATTTCTCAGATGTTGAAGTGTTCTTCTAAGAATTCAGATGTCcccaaatatttgaaaaaaatgatcttTGAACAGCTTCAGAAGAAATCAAAGCATACCCCAGGCATTAAGGAAGCCAAGGAATTATGTGCTGACAGAGGAAAACGGACACTAGAAGAGATGAAATGTTTCTCTACCTTACATTGGAGCATTGAGGGAGAATTCGATGAGTGCATTCTAGTCTGGCACCTAGCAACTGATCTCTGCTACGATACTGATCTAAACAAAAAATCAAGCCCTGCCAAGAACTCAAACCGTGAAGCAAGCAAGCTGCTATCAGATTATATGGTGTATCTTCTGCTCAAGCGCCCCCTTATGCTTCCTCCTGGAATTGGACAAATCCGATTTAGAGACAGCTGTGCTAAGGCCACAAAGATTTTTCAGACTGTAAAAGATAGAAATATCCAATCTTGTAAAAGGTTTCTTCTTCAAGTGAACACTGAAATTCCACCATTGAAAGCGAAAGGAGATGGAAGCAAGTCAGTGTTACTCGATGCCTGTAGGCTGGCCAAGTCTTTGCAATCTCTGGAGTCAGAAAAATGGAACAATGAAAAGAAATGGGAGATGATGAGTCATGTGTGGGTAGAGATGCTATGTTATGCTGCATGTCACTGTCCACGGAATGAACATGCCAAGGAGCTAACGCAAGGTGGAGAGCTGCTCACTCATGTCTGGCTTCTCATGGCTCATTTTGGTATTACTGAACATGTATGCCAGGATTAG
- the LOC104879477 gene encoding uncharacterized protein LOC104879477: MNRRIVQEILPVIVIGFLNDWLLRGLVLVSLLLQIELVLLGSRRKYTPGNLLRLIIWQAYTTKDAIVDIFIGLLFKCQGAGEDNSSQQNDMINAFWLAFLLQHLGGPDTITAYSLEDNESWKRQFIQILLKFVWALSIFLRSWKGTPLNIISMPMFVTGLIKYGEKTSFLRAGSNDHLRKTMIRRRYRGLTDPAHRPTPTGSSGPTPNGSSGPTPNGSSGPTPNGSSGSTSPGCPWPPPTGCPWSPPIGCPWPPPTGCPWPPQTGCLCPPTPSTRCPPVPPDQGPSCACATFMAGCNGHCCDAFMAEYDGVSYAPFMAKCDSKKAQGYLVSCQPESEISEVVYIPSPDPIPESSPNPRNKSNPVATPSQKANEFFPKFKRLFTDVVLEPTDLEPSKLFFKNISWTEAFEVIEIELGFMYDIFHTKRMVAYDEWGLVRRFICLFSAISTFMVFLTIDKHEYSNIDVIITWLLLVETIVQEIYSIILLCSSDWTMNWLSKQDKTRVTVLICEAISSCRLPFLFPANKRWSDSMAQYSLISYSLKKLPIKFSEVWEFFGISQILEEFSEVWNFFCICPKLDECSSKNSNVVPKCLKILIFEQLMEKSTIALDIEAAKQLCARRGDWILEKMNCFSRLGWSTGGEFDQSILLWHLATDLCYYTDLNKKSSPAENSNRKASKLLSDYMVYLLVKHPVMLPDGIGQIRFQDSCAEATDIFKCVKDRIQACKKLLLQVNTEIPQLKVKGDRSKSVLSEACRLAKSLQSLETEEEWNCEKKWELMSHVWVEMLCYAACHCPRNHHAEKLRLGGELLTHVWLLMAHFGITEHVCQD, from the coding sequence ATGAATAGGAGGATTGTTCAAGAAATTTTGCCTGTAATTGTGATAGGATTTCTTAATGACTGGCTACTCCGTGGATTGGTTTTAGTCAGCCTCCTCTTACAAATTGAGCTCGTCCTCCTAGGCAGTAGGAGAAAATATACACCCGGAAACTTGCTTAGATTGATCATTTGGCAAGCTTACACAACCAAAGATGCGATAGTTGATATCTTTATTGGCTTACTCTTCAAGTGCCAAGGAGCTGGTGAAGATAACTCATCACAACAAAACGATATGATAAACGCATTTTGGCTAGCATTTCTGCTACAACACCTTGGAGGCCCGGACACCATCACAGCCTATTCTTTAGAAGACAATGAATCATGGAAAAGACAATTCATTCAGATACTCTTGAAGTTTGTGTGGGCATTGAGCATCTTTTTAAGGTCCTGGAAGGGCACACCACTCAATATTATAAGCATGCCAATGTTTGTGACAGGACTGATCAAGTATGGGGAGAAAACTTCGTTTCTAAGGGCCGGAAGCAATGATCATCTTAGAAAAACCATGATCCGTCGTCGATACCGAGGGCTTACTGACCCGGCCCACCGGCCCACCCCAACGGGGTCCTCAGGGCCCACACCGAACGGGTCCTCAGGGCCCACACCAAACGGGTCCTCAGGGCCCACACCGAACGGGTCCTCCGGGTCCACCTCGCCCGGGTGCCCCTGGCCCCCTCCGACCGGGTGCCCCTGGTCCCCCCCGATCGGGTGCCCCTGGCCCCCCCCGACCGGGTGCCCCTGGCCCCCCCAGACCGGGTGCCTCTGCCCCCCCACCCCCTCGACCAGGTGCCCCCCAGTCCCCCCTGACCAGGGGCCCAGCTGTGCGTGTGCCACATTCATGGCAGGGTGTAATGGACATTGTTGTGACGCTTTCATGGCAGAATATGATGGGGTCAGTTATGCCCCATTCATGGCAAAGTGTGATTCCAAGAAAGCTCAGGGATATTTGGTTTCATGCCAGCCAGAAAGTGAAATATCTGAGGTGGTGTATATACCTTCACCAGACCCCATCCCAGAATCTTCGCCAAACCCCAGAAACAAAAGCAATCCAGTTGCAACCCCTTCGCAAAAGGCTAATGAATTCTTCCCCAAGTTCAAGCGTTTATTTACAGATGTCGTCCTTGAGCCGACAGATCTTGAACCAAGCAAGTTGTTTTTCAAGAATATATCTTGGACAGAAGCTTTCGAAGTGATTGAGATTGAGCTTGGATTCATGTATGACATCTTCCATACCAAGCGAATGGTGGCTTATGATGAATGGGGTTTGGTACGCCGTTTCATCTGTCTATTTTCAGCAATCTCAACATTCATGGTCTTCTTGACAATTGACAAGCATGAGTACTCAAATATTGACGTGATTATAACATGGTTGTTGCTGGTTGAGACAATTGTTCAGGAGATCTATTCTATTATTCTACTGTGTTCCTCTGACTGGACCATGAATTGGTTGAGCAAACAAGACAAAACACGAGTGACGGTTCTCATTTGTGAAGCCATATCTAGTTGCCGACTACCTTTTCTATTCCCTGCAAACAAGAGATGGTCTGATTCCATGGCACAGTACAGTCTGATAAGTTACAGCCTCAAAAAATTGCCTATCAAGTTCAGTGAGGTCTGGGAGTTCTTTGGCATTTCTCAGATATTGGAGGAGTTCAGTGAGGTCTGGAATTTCTTCTGCATTTGTCCGAAGTTGGATGAGTGTTCTTCTAAGAATTCAAATGTTGTCCccaaatgtttgaaaattttgatcttTGAACAGCTTATGGAGAAATCCACAATTGCCTTAGACATTGAGGCAGCCAAGCAATTATGTGCTCGCAGAGGAGATTGGATACTTGAAAAGATGAACTGtttctctagattgggttgGAGCACTGGGGGAGAATTCGACCAAAGCATTCTCCTCTGGCACCTAGCAACTGATCTCTGCTACTATACtgatctaaataaaaaatcaagcccTGCCGAGAACTCAAACCGTAAAGCAAGCAAGCTGCTATCAGATTATATGGTGTATCTTCTGGTCAAGCACCCCGTTATGTTGCCTGATGGAATTGGACAAATCCGATTTCAAGACAGCTGTGCTGAGGCCACGGACATTTTTAAGTGTGTAAAAGATAGAATCCAAGCTTGTAAAAAGTTACTTCTTCAAGTGAACACTGAAATTCCACAATTGAAAGTGAAGGGAGATAGAAGCAAGTCAGTGTTATCCGAAGCCTGTAGGCTGGCCAAGTCTTTGCAATCCCTGGAGACAGAAGAGGAATGGAATTGTGAAAAGAAATGGGAGTTGATGAGTCATGTGTGGGTAGAGATGCTATGTTATGCTGCATGTCACTGTCCAAGGAATCACCATGCCGAGAAGCTAAGGCTAGGTGGAGAGCTGCTCACTCATGTCTGGCTTCTCATGGCTCATTTTGGTATTACTGAACATGTATGCCAGGATTAG